DNA from Felis catus isolate Fca126 chromosome B3, F.catus_Fca126_mat1.0, whole genome shotgun sequence:
TGGCTTATGAACAAGACTAGTGGCTTACATCTATATACAGTGGCTCCTTAGCAAGTACTGCTCTTTGAGTTATTCGTAAACCACTGTAGAGACCATGCCACGGGCTTCAGCAATTTTGCTGAGACTCCAAATATACCTTTAATACTGTTTAGCTAGTTAGATGAGTTGAGTTTGGCCTGCCACCTAGCATCTGCATGTGAACATGAGGTCATGAGGTATTTTTCTATACTGATCCTTATAATTTCATGAAATCCTGGGGGGATGAGGGGAGTTGCTTAAATTCAGTTATATTCCAACATGTAAATTTGCTACAATAAATTACAGTATGATACATATAGCACTTGATCCAAGATAATTGCAAAATAAGAATAAgtctttattgaaataaaataatccagtgagtGGGTATGAGAAAGCAAAGATCAGTTGGTTAAGGCAATAAGAGCCTCTACCACATTGCCCATGTGTTCCCTCAAGCTCCGTTCTGCTGCTGCTCGTGAGATCTCCATCTCTGTCATCTGCAGGAAAAGGATCAATGATGTTACCCAAGCCTCTTCTGGAGTATTAAAATGCCACCAAGACTTGCTGACTCTACTTGTTTCAGTAAACAACCCCAATTACGCAATGTAAACTCCTCTGCCCATACACTAGTTAAGCATTACTACTCACTATCAGCTCCAGATCTTCCTTCTTAATGGTGACTTTGGCCAGTTCCTTCTCCCTGCAAATATTCATGTACATTAATCCTCATTCTCTAAACTCACCAGTCTTCACCATCCCAGGAAGGATCATTCCCAGCTGTGCCTTCCAAATAAATGACTTCTGACAAACACTGTTGAGTGAAAACACAAAATGACTTCCACTCCCTCACCTAACACGCCCTTCCCCTCCTGTCTGGAATCTAGGAGAGGCAGCAGGGACTGTCAGGAGGCCTTTCCTTCCAACCAACACGAGAGTAAGGCTGTAAACCTTATATATGCAGGAACTGGTGACAGAGTTGAAGAACAGTACAAGGTATAAAGGCTTAACGATGCCTTTATTTTTGTATGGGGGAAAGAGACGGACTGGTAGGGCTGGCTGCACGTACGTAAACTTACCGCTCCTGTTTGGCTTTCTGCTCCCGGGATCTTCTGTCTCCAATCACGGACATCGCCTATGGGGGGAAAAATATCTGGTTACTGCTCTGCTACCCACAATTGCTAACAATCTAAAAAGCCAGTAATAAGCGGGTCAGGGGGTCCATTCGCGATGACGAGTGTATCAGGAAGCAAGGCCTAGGTTTAATTCAAGTCTGCCAACCTTAAACCCAATCTT
Protein-coding regions in this window:
- the HYPK gene encoding huntingtin-interacting protein K isoform X2: MATEGDVELELETETSGPERPPEKPRKHDSGAADLERVTDYAEEKEIQSSNLETAMSVIGDRRSREQKAKQEREKELAKVTIKKEDLELIMTEMEISRAAAERSLREHMGNVVEALIALTN
- the HYPK gene encoding huntingtin-interacting protein K isoform X1, which produces MATEGDVELELETETSGPERPPEKPRKHDSGAADLERVTDYAEEKEIQSSNLETAMSVIGDRRSREQKAKQERVCQKSFIWKAQLGMILPGMVKTDDRDGDLTSSSRTELEGTHGQCGRGSYCLNQLIFAFSYPLTGLFYFNKDLFLFCNYLGSSAICIIL